Part of the Triplophysa rosa linkage group LG3, Trosa_1v2, whole genome shotgun sequence genome, TGGCATGCTGGCAGCCCATTCTGATCTTGATGCTGGGCACGGTGCTGTCCGGCTCCGCCACAGGCTGCCCGTCACGCTGCGAGTGCAACGCTCAGGAGCGCGCCGTCATGTGCCACCGCAAGAAGCTGATATCCGTTCCAGAGGGGATCCCGCTAGAAACCAGACACCTAGACCTTAGCAAGAATCGGATGAAAACCATCAACCCGGACGAGTTTTCCGCCTTCCCGAACCTGGAAGTGTTGGAGCTCAATGAAAACACCATCTCGTCCATCGAGCCGGGCGCTTTTAACAACCTCTATGGCCTGCGGGCTCTGGGACTTCGCAGTAATAAACTAAAGCTCATTCAGCTGGGAGTGTTCACAGGGATCAGTAACCTAACAAATCTGGATATCAGTGAAAATAAGATCGTCATTCTGCTGGACTACATGTTCCAGGACCTGTATAACCTGCGTTCTCTGGAGGTGGGGGATAATGATCTCGTCTTCATATCCCATCGGGCATTTCACGGCCTCAGCAGCCTCGAGCAGCTCACGTTAGAAAAGTGCAACCTGACCTCTGTCCCGACGGAGGCGTTTACGCACCTCCACAGCTTGGTCACGTTGCGTTTACGGAACCTCAATATCAACAGTATCAGAGACTACAGTTTCAAACGGCTGTACCGCCTCAAGGTGTTGGAGATCGCCAACTGGCCCTACCTGGACACCATGACCACCAACTGCTTGTACGGATTGAACCTCACGTCCCTGACGATCACTAACGCGAACCTGACGGCGATTCCGTACTTGGCTTTGCGGCATCTGGTGTATCTTCGGTTCCTCAACATGTCCTACAATCCCATCCAGATTATTGAAGGGAACCGGCTTCATGACCTTCTCCGGTTGCAGGAGTTCCACCTGGTGGGTGGTCGGCTGATGATGATAGAGACCTACTCCTTCAGAGGCCTCAACTACCTCAAAATCCTCAATGTGTCCAGCAACTCACTGACCACCCTGGAGGAGTCGGTATTCCATTCGGTGGGCAACCTGGAGACCCTCGCACTGCATGATAACCCGCTGGCTTGCGATTGTCGTCTGCTCTGGGTTTTCCGACGCCGGTGGAGGCTCAATTTCAACCGTCAGCAGCCCACCTGCGCGTCGCCGGAGTTCGTTCAAGGTAAAGAGTTTAAAGACTTCCCTGATGTCCTTCAGCCCAATTATTTTACTTGTCGCAAGTCAAGGATTCGAGACCGCAAGCAGCAGAGAAAGTTAATCGATGAGGGCACCACTGTCCACTTCGTGTGCCAGGCGGACGGAGACCCGACACCCGTTATCATGTGGTTGTCCCCACAGAAACAGTTCATCACCACCAAAACGATAGGACGGCTGACGGTTTTCCCAGACGGGACCCTGGAAGTGCGCTACGCTCAGATTCAAGACAACGGCACGTACGTGTGCATCGCTAGCAATGCGGGTGGAAACGACACGGCTTTGGCCCACCTCCACGTTCATAGTTACTCCCCAGACTGGCCTAGTCAACCCAACAAAACCTTGGCATTCATCTCCAACCAACCAAACGACAACGGAGCCAATGGAACGAAAGCGATGGTCCCGTTTCCGTTTGATATAAAGACGCTTATCATCGCCACCACCATGGGTTTCATCTCCTTCCTGGGCGTGGTTCTGTTCTGCCTAGTTTTGCTTTTTCTGTGGAGCAGAGGCAAAGGGAACAGCAAACACAACATTGAGATCGAGTACGTGCCGCGCAAGTCGGACGCTGGGATGAGCAGCAGCGGTGCAGACGCCCCTCGGAAATTTAACATGAAGATGATATAACCGAGCCCGGGAGCTCAAAAGACCCTTTTAACGACAGACTCATAAAGACAAAAACGAAATTCCCTGCCTGAACGACCTCCCCAAAGAGGAGACGTGTTTTTTCCTCTCTTAACTTTAAAGACGGATGTAAGGCACATGGGTTGCGCTTTTTGTTCGGCGGTGGACTTGAGAGGGGAGGAAAATTCTCCTCGCGCGCGATGGCCGCTTTAATTCAGCCTACGGGACCAATATCTTCTCGAAGgatatgttttaaaacattgttcCTGTGGATTTCTATATGGGCgaaaatatgaaacaaaatcTTTTGTGTCGACCTCCAGAATGGAAAGGCAGAGCATCCTTCTAACTGTGTTCCTGCTGCCTGCatcctttttgtttgtttgttatttgtttaacccatccgttttttgttttttactaaaatcaATAGTTTTGACAGAGTAGAAAAATCAGGGGTGAAATTCACATTAACAAAACTAACAGTTGCCCAAATACGTCTTATTTTGTGAAAAATAATAGATATGTTTTGTCTGTTGAATGCCATTCCAGCCATATAGTTCTAGAAATGCTTTTactcttcctttctttcttttgtatcTGTACTCtggttttaatttttctttggCATCCGTGTTGTAGATGTATTTGTTGGCTAAATCAAGAAAATTTATTAGAGGAGCAACGAAGCATCTGCCTCCATCTCgccctatcccctgcatcctcttctctcagaccgactaccttcatgtcctccttcactacatccataaacctcctctttggtcttcctcttggcctcctgcctggcagctctaacctcagcatccttttaccgatattaatcatcaaattaaaagaaataaacatttgaaatatatcagtcttcttcttttcctttcagctgttcccttcaggggtcgccacagcgaatcatctgcctccatctagccctatcccctgcatcctcttctctcagaccgactaccttcatgtcctccttcactacatccataaacctcctctttggtcttcctctcggcctcctgcctggcagctctaacctcagcatccttttaccgatatattcactctccctcctctgaacatgtccaaaccatctcaacctggcctctctaactttgtctccaaaacatctcacatgtgctgtccctctgacgtactcattcctgatcctatccatcctcgtcactcccaaagagaacctcaacatcttctacttaaaatcctgcaccttctttacctcttctccctgtaacctcactgttccacttggatccctctcattcacacacatgtattctgtcttgctgcgactaaccttcattcctcttctctccagagcaaacctccacctctctagactttcctccacctgctccctgctctcactacagatcacaatatcatccgcaaacatcatagtccatggagattcctgtctgacctcatctgtcagcctgtccatcaccaccgcaaacaagaaggggctcagagtcgatccttgatgcagtcccaccttcaccgtgaactcctctgtcacacctaccgcacaccttaccactgtcctactgctctcatacatatcctgcaccactctaacatacttctctgccactccagacctcctcatacaataccacagttcctctcttggcaccctgtcatacgctttctctaaatctacaaagacaaaatgcagctctttctgaccctctctgtacttctccatcaaccttctcaaagcaaatatcgcatctgtagtgctctttcttggcatgaaaccatactgctgctcacaaatgctcacttctccccttagcctggcttccactactctttcccacaacttcattgtatggctcatcagcttaatacctctgtagtttacacaactctgcacatctcccttgttcttaaaaatcggcaccaaaacatttctcctccgttcctcaggcatcctctcactctctaagacctcgttgaacaacctagttaaaaactctactgccatctctcctagacacttccatacctccactggtatgtcatccggaccaaccgcctttcctctcttcctcctcttcaaagctctcctaacttcacccttgctaatcctttctacttcctgctcaacaatatttgcctctactactcttctctccctgccattttcctcattcatcagttcctcaaagtactccttccatctttccctcaccctcctgtcacctgttaacacatttccatctctatctttaatcactctaatctgctgcacatcctttccatctctatccctcTGCCTCACCAACCGATACAAATCCCTCTCACCTTCCTTACTATCTAACCTTGCATACATGTCCTCATAAGCTTTCTGTTTGGCCTTTGCCACCTCTATCTTAACCTCACGCTGCATCTCCCTATATTCCTGTCTACTTTCCTCCGTCCTCTCACTGTCCCACTTCTTCCTAGCTAACCTCTTCCTCTGGATACTCTCCTGAACTTCCTCATTCCACCACCAAGTCTCCTTGTCGTCTTTCCTCCTTCTAGATGATACACCAAGCACCTTTCTACCTGTCTCCCTGATCACTTTGGCTGTAGTAGTCCAGTCCTCTGGAAGCACCTCCTGACCACCTAAAGCCTGTCTCAACTCCtccctgaaaacaac contains:
- the LOC130552236 gene encoding leucine-rich repeat and immunoglobulin-like domain-containing nogo receptor-interacting protein 1 isoform X1, translated to MSLAELFGQCSCAVRFTDSPASGIWVTGRMVAGEVSGHSFLVACWQPILILMLGTVLSGSATGCPSRCECNAQERAVMCHRKKLISVPEGIPLETRHLDLSKNRMKTINPDEFSAFPNLEVLELNENTISSIEPGAFNNLYGLRALGLRSNKLKLIQLGVFTGISNLTNLDISENKIVILLDYMFQDLYNLRSLEVGDNDLVFISHRAFHGLSSLEQLTLEKCNLTSVPTEAFTHLHSLVTLRLRNLNINSIRDYSFKRLYRLKVLEIANWPYLDTMTTNCLYGLNLTSLTITNANLTAIPYLALRHLVYLRFLNMSYNPIQIIEGNRLHDLLRLQEFHLVGGRLMMIETYSFRGLNYLKILNVSSNSLTTLEESVFHSVGNLETLALHDNPLACDCRLLWVFRRRWRLNFNRQQPTCASPEFVQGKEFKDFPDVLQPNYFTCRKSRIRDRKQQRKLIDEGTTVHFVCQADGDPTPVIMWLSPQKQFITTKTIGRLTVFPDGTLEVRYAQIQDNGTYVCIASNAGGNDTALAHLHVHSYSPDWPSQPNKTLAFISNQPNDNGANGTKAMVPFPFDIKTLIIATTMGFISFLGVVLFCLVLLFLWSRGKGNSKHNIEIEYVPRKSDAGMSSSGADAPRKFNMKMI
- the LOC130552236 gene encoding leucine-rich repeat and immunoglobulin-like domain-containing nogo receptor-interacting protein 1 isoform X2, yielding MVAGEVSGHSFLVACWQPILILMLGTVLSGSATGCPSRCECNAQERAVMCHRKKLISVPEGIPLETRHLDLSKNRMKTINPDEFSAFPNLEVLELNENTISSIEPGAFNNLYGLRALGLRSNKLKLIQLGVFTGISNLTNLDISENKIVILLDYMFQDLYNLRSLEVGDNDLVFISHRAFHGLSSLEQLTLEKCNLTSVPTEAFTHLHSLVTLRLRNLNINSIRDYSFKRLYRLKVLEIANWPYLDTMTTNCLYGLNLTSLTITNANLTAIPYLALRHLVYLRFLNMSYNPIQIIEGNRLHDLLRLQEFHLVGGRLMMIETYSFRGLNYLKILNVSSNSLTTLEESVFHSVGNLETLALHDNPLACDCRLLWVFRRRWRLNFNRQQPTCASPEFVQGKEFKDFPDVLQPNYFTCRKSRIRDRKQQRKLIDEGTTVHFVCQADGDPTPVIMWLSPQKQFITTKTIGRLTVFPDGTLEVRYAQIQDNGTYVCIASNAGGNDTALAHLHVHSYSPDWPSQPNKTLAFISNQPNDNGANGTKAMVPFPFDIKTLIIATTMGFISFLGVVLFCLVLLFLWSRGKGNSKHNIEIEYVPRKSDAGMSSSGADAPRKFNMKMI